The Alnus glutinosa chromosome 1, dhAlnGlut1.1, whole genome shotgun sequence region AGTCAATTGATCACCTTCTGATTCATTGTGCATAAAGAGATATAAGGAGCCTACATTTCAATTTATTGGGTGTTGATTCGGTTATGCCTAGAAAGGTGAGAGGGTTATTGGTGAGTTAGGGAAGTCAGGAGGGGCATGGTAACATTTTGGTAAATGAGCAGAATGCTCAGACCTTTAAAGATATAGAGATTTCGATGATTAGAGCTAAAAATGATTATGTTCAACGCTTTATACACTTGTTTCCAGCACATCataacttgttttttttttttttttttttttttttttttttttttttctagtttttcagatttttttaacattttatcttTGTCTCCTTATTAGGGGGGTAGAGCTAAAAATGATTATGTTCAACGCTTTATACAATTGGATACCAGAACATTGTAGCTTGCTCTTTTCTagtttttcagatttttttaacattttatcttTTCCTCCTTATTagggggttctcttgtatacttcttctATTCTAAGGTTGCATCCCTCTAAGGATACATGGGGGGTGGATGCAGGTCCGACATGGGACTATTCATTGGAATGTAATTTTTACTAGACTCGTACAAGATTGGGAGGTGATGtggtcttttctttctttgagatGTTGTATTCTTTCAAAAGGCGcaagtttgaagtgaagtcttatTTACCAAGTGTTAACCATTCCTATTGGATCCCCTTTTCATTGGAAAAGTATTTAGAGAGTAAGGCTCCTTGGACCTTCAAGGGTagttttttttgtgtggatagcgcattagggaaaatattgacTTTGGATAACTTGAGAAAGAAGAATGTTGTGGTGATGAAGTGGTTGAATGTGCACAAAGAGATGGGAATCAATTGATCACCTTCTGATTCATTGTGTATAAAGAGATATAGGGAGCCTACATTTCAATTTATTGGGTGTTGATTCGGTTATGCCTAGAAAGGTGAGAGGGTTATTGGTGAGTTAGGGAAGTCAGGAAGGGCATGGTAACATTTTGGTAAATGAGCAGAATGCTCAGACCTTTAAAGATATAGAGATTTCGATGATTAGAGCTaaaaatgattatgctcaacgCTTTATACACTTGTTTCCAGCACATCataacttgtttttttttttttttttttttttttctagtttttcagatttttttaacattttatcttTCTCTCCTTATTAGGGGGGTAGAGCTAAAAATGATTATGTTCAACGCTTTATACAATTGGATACCAGAACATTGTAGCTTGCTCTTTTCTagtttttcagatttttttaacattttatcttttccttcttattagggggttctcttgtatacttcttctATTCTAAGGTTGCATCCCTCTAtgttttttaatgagattgaattgcttacaaaaaaaatgtataactTATcagttaaaaaagaagaagatgtgtGGTGTGTAAGAGTGTAGTGGAGGTGAGATGAGGGGTTCAAACCCACCAGGTACGTTTGTAActttgaaattgaaataaaaaaaagaaatgtcatGTTTATGGTATGGATATTGCCAAGTTAGATATACGATCATTGCATAAAAAAAGTTATGAAGAAAAACATTTGCATCTaaacatattttattcaacatgAATCTCAGCAATCCAAAGGGATAACGCATCAAAACAAAAAGCCAACATAAACTCACCTGGGCAGCAGCGACAGCCTCTTCTGCTTCTTTCAACCGCACAAGTAATTCTCCTGCAGCCTGCACAGCTTCAGCAGTGTCCCTCAATTGAGCCTGAAGTCCTTTATTCTCATCCCTAAAATATCTCcgctctttttctctttctacccTTAATGCTGAAATTTCTGCAGCAAGGGCATTTATGAACTTCGACTCAGCACCCCTAACTCCTGCTTTTGCAGCTGCTTTCTTGACATCCTCTATTCCTTCCTGGATCCTCCTATGCCTTGCAAGCAATTGAATATGTTTCTCTTCCAAATCTGCATACAGTTCCAGAATGCGCGCATGCCCCTCTATAGCCATCTGCATTGCTTCCTGTAGCTCTTCGGTACATCTCCTCTCAGTTTCTAGTTCTTGCTTCCTCTTTTCGGCTAGTGATCTGCTAGCTTCAAGTTCAATTCTCAATTCTTCACAGAGAGAAATCCATCTGCTTTCTGCCTCAGTCCAACGTATTCTTTCCTGCTCAAGTTTCTCCACAGGACCCTCCTCAGTTGACTCTGGAATTGCACTAAGAGGTGGAGCTGAACTGGGCTCACATGAATAAGTCAATTGCAGTAGTGGATTTTGTTTTCGAGAAGCAGTGGAAGAAGAGTCTATGTAAAATTGTAGCTGGCTTCTTAAATCTTGTATCTCTTCCAACAACACTTCCCTCTCACCCATATCGTAGAAATTCCGATACTGTTCCAGCTCATCTTGAACTCTTTTTAACTCGATTTTTGTCGTTGAAACTTCAGGGTGATTCTCATATTTCTCCTTTAAAATCTGTAGACAACTCAGGTAAGATATATGCACAATATACTGAAAACGGAACTTTGAGAACAAAATTATACCTTATGCTCCTGTGTGAGGGACATTAGCTCTTCCTCCATGAACTCCTCAGTGGGTAAAACACCATCCATAAGGTTCTCCAGGCGAAGAATTTTATCCTCCCTTGTCTGCGCTATTATGGCGTTGCATTCCCTCTCATGCTTGTATTGTTGCACCTGTAAATGATCAATAGAAAAGGTCAGGCCaacactaaaagaaaataattgctATAGTTGACTATCCGTAAAACTTGCAAGGGGCATACCAAGCGGTTAAGCTGCACAATCTCAGAAGTTTGCTTGGCACAGAAATCTTCTAGTGCCATTTCTCTCCTGATAGCTCCTGCCAAAACCTTCTCCACTGCCTGtgtgataaaaaaagaaaaaggtcaacAACGCATGAAGAGTCCAAAGCGATATTTGTAAATCCAGCTTTCTCTAAACTTACTTTGGGAACTTGCTTCTTCAATTTGTCAGTAGACTCTGAGCCATCAACAGGCACTAGCTGTAGGTTTGAACTTTCATCAGCCTCTTTGACCTCTAGCTGCATTCTATTCTTGCAACTAGTACACATAAATGCAACTGAATCTTCTTCTGGTATATCACCAGGAAAGGTTTGCACACCGACGTCAACTTTGTCAACCAGCAACATTGGCTTAGATTCTGCAGGTTTGAACGAAAATCTGAACGATGACCGCCTTAGAGCTGAACTTTGGCGATGACTATCAAGAATTTCAAGACCATGGCGGATGCTTGCTGCCAAATGTTCAGTTGGTGAAAGCAAGTTCTTACTTTTTTGAGGGGACAGGGCATTAGAAGAGCTGCTTCTCATGGATTTATTGGAAGAAATATGAGCAGCCTCTGGGCTTAACTTCTTGTCATCCTGAAGATCTTTCTGGGAAGCAGTCAGCATTGATGAAGTCCTCAAGCTTTTCCGGCTGCAGCTGATTCTGGGTGAAACACTTGGAGTTGGAGACTTGAGTACTGGGGATACATCAGTCGAAACTATGCAGAGGCTAGGAGGAGACATACAATTCGCTGAGCCATTTGAAAAATCATTTGGTGCATCTGCACTGCAAATGCCAGCAGAAACTCCATTAAGAGGTTCAGAGGCTGAGCAGGAAGAATTATCCCTTACACTTTTGCTTGGTGATTCTTCATTTAGCAATTTACTAATAGATGAGCTAAGAATAGTTTTCTCCTCAGCGGCCGGCAGAGAGGGATCCCTGTCAAGTGTGTTACTTTCTACATGATTTTCCTCTACAAGGTTATCACAATTCAACACATTAACATTGGACAAATTTGAGGTGTTTCTAACAGGTTCTGCACTATCAACAATCATTATCTCATCCTGCTCAGATGCTCCTTCTTCCATCTTAACATCTGTATCCTCAGAAATTTGTTCCCTAACAGATCCACCTGCAGATGTGTAGCATCGAGACACATTAAAATCTTTAGGTGCCACAAATAACAAGTCTGAAGTTACTGTTTCTCTATTGCATTGATCAATTTTATTGTTAGCTTCACTACCGGCTATTTGCTTATCAACTTGATCACAGAGCCTCTCAACAGCTTCCTCATCAATTTCCATCTCCTCATCACCATCATCGTCAACACTATGTAATGTTATCGAACAATTGAGGTTAGACTTTAATAGACTCAAACTTCTACGGATCCATGCTGCTGAGTGGCCTCCATTTGAATCACTGGGGTTGTTGCAGTTTGCCTTCATTCTATGTAGTTCATCCTGTTGAATTAATCTAGTTAAAGTCATACTTacatgtttaattttgtttattggagaaacataaaagaattttattatGGATAAGAATATACCCTTAGCTCCCGTATCACTTCACGCAAGTGATTCACATCGTCCTGCATTACTTCATTAACAACTGCCTTGTTCTTAATAGCCTTGGCACGCTGTGCAAATCTCAATGTACTAAAAGTTTCACTCTTGCAGCTGCAATATATTGAGGCATGTGAACTTCCATTTCACAAAAGGAGAAGAAACAAGGCTGCTATGAGGAAAGAAGGTTTGAGCAGTATTACCTTTGCAAGGGAGAAATAGCACAAACCATTGCTAATTTTGCATTTCCCCCAAGAGATTCCTGCAGTAAGAATGTCAACCTCGAGTCTCTATAGGGGATATGTCTTTGCTTTCCTGTTTGAGAAACTTCAGCGAGAATGTTTATCAAGTTCCTGCACTCCAATAATTGACACAAATCAGACCAGAACTACAAAATGTTCTCTTCACACAACTCCatcaagttgaaaaaaaaataataatcagtCTTGCCGGCAGTCTGCTCAAAGTCAGGAGATGTAAATTTAGACAGAATAAACATGGCAATGTTATTGGTACTTATTAGGAAAGATGCTGGCTTCCACTACCAAAAACAACAGTAGTTAtccttttttctgttctttttttgcCTTTCTAGTTCAGATTGACATAGGCCTTTTTCCTCTATTCAGCTCTAACAATTAACTGCCAGTAATTGTCAAAAGCAACTCCATGACATGCAGTGTACCATGTTAGTAAAAATCCTGCTTGGGCAGTGAGCAACTACTATTGGgcaattgttaaaattgtaaGTTCAGATAATGTCTAATTATTGAAAAGTTGTAAAACCAGCTATATGCGCATATTAACACTAACGTCTTAATTTATCTGTAACAGTCTGCTTAATGTTTCCCTTAatatttctaaacctctttcTAAATACCACAAGTGGTTAAGTGctttgaagaagcaaaaatcatttttcattgaATTTAGTTATATTAAGACTGCAAATTTGCAGGACAGAACTTCCATgcataagatttttttttttttattttttttttggtggtacttgtaagaattcaatagcTTCAGAACAAAAATCAATAGGTACACGTTTTTTCCTTCATTCATGCTACAGTAAAGATTGTGTCAGTATCCTGTTCCAAAGTGTTAGTTCTATTCTACAACATTTTTGGTCCTGCCATTTGTCTGTTATGTTTGTCCTTTCAATTTATCTACATATTGCACGAATAAGTTGTTACCTTCCTTTCTCACTACTTCAGTTATTATTTCAGATTGATAACAAAATTCAAAGTTATGATCAGTGTACTAGATAAAGCGAAGTGTTACATATTACTCTTACACTAGTTAACATTTCAAAAAGTTAACTAATTTCTAATTTCCAAGAAAATAATGGGCTCATTTGGCAACGCTTTTTAGTAAAACTTTATGCTTTTTagtaaaaaagcaaaaagtattaacaaacaacttaaaacacataacactcaaaactattttcacctttatgtcatGTGACAACCAAAAAGTGAAAAGTACCCTCTTGTTAAACAAATCCAGTATTTTCAAGTACACTTGCTTTCTAAATGTCCTAAGCAAAAACAATAAGATCGGCGTCCAAAACTAATTTTAAATGGCACCTTTGATGTTGTACATTCTTGTACACTTACCACATATGCCAGTCTGTCCTTATCTTCAATCTACTTTATAGATAAGAAAGGTAAgctaatattaaaaaaaaaaaaaaaaaaaaaaaaccctataacGACAGTTTTCAGTTGCTCTGGAGCTtgatcattattattatatgtcAAATAATATGGAGTAGAATCAACTCTAGAAGATTTTCCCCATCCATTActctttgctttttctttatttcattacTAATGAAATTGAAATGTTGACAAATTACACTTTCTATATATTTGCACTAGTATTAGGTCCTTTGGATTCTTGTTGTAGGctgctttggttgttcctgtatatacttcatgtgtacttagaggCTTActctttgctttttctttatttcattacTAATGAAATTGAAATGTTGACAAATTACACTTTCTATATATTTGCACTAGTATTAGGTCCTTTGGATTCTTATTGTAGGctgctttggttgttcctgtatatacttcatgtgtacttagaggCGCATTACACttcttttataaaatctttattacttataaaaaaaaaggtattagGTCCATTGGTCActtttttctgcattttctctGTTCAGTTCGTACATACTAGGTAAACCTTACATAAAATGAACATTGACATGAAATAATAAATGCAAGAAGATATGTTAAACCATACCCAAGCTGTGAGAGTGATCGATTTATATTCCCTGCTTCCTTTAAACGCTCCCCTGCTGCACCAGTTAACTTTTGTCGCTCTGAACCAGCTAGATCAACAAGATTTATTCTGCTTGTTTTGAAGCTGCTTAAACCATCTGCCTTGCTCTAAAAAATTGACGGTTTACTTAAAAAATTTCCAGCAAATATTTTGACACGGGGAAATAATGAAACAGAGATATTTATGATTTCTATTGTTTGTCAAAGCATCCAACTCAAAAGCAAAGTGTAAGGAAGTGGGCCAACCAGTATTGTCAAAGGCGAGCCAGGCGGTTGGGCAAGGCAAGGCATCTCTGAAACCTTGAGGCAAGGCTTCTCTAGTGAGGTGCTCACTTTTAGTGAAGAAATGACCGTAGAGTTCAGGCAAGCGCCTTAAGTTACAGGTGCTTGAGGCAAGCACTTCTTTAAAAGTTCCTATAAAAGTTCCTATATGTTCAAGATGGACCAAATATTTATTTAGGGAAATgtcttttaaaacaaaagaattatttttttaccagcATAAGTGACTAGAATCAATATAAGTGGGGCATTTCGTGGGTCCGACCAAGCGAGCAAAAGGCCAAAAGGCAAAACATTTTGGGAAGAAGAAAAGGCAGATCACATGTTTTATAGACTAGCTCTTATCCATTAGGCACAAAGTCACTTGATTATAATGTTCCAAGGCATTAAATACATATAATTTGTGGTCGCCTTTTGCCTTTGACAACATTGGAGCCAACAATACATATCAATCACGCTAACACCTAACGCACCCCCTCACGGGCAGGTCTATATAACAGTCAAGAACCAATGTGGGTCTTGCACTTACCGAGCAGAAGACATAGCCAAGAAGTGTTTCACACAATTTGGAGCAAAGACATCTCAATGAAAAATTGCAATTAATTACCCAATAATCTATAGTTCTCCATCATAAATAGTAATTACCTTGCATCGTGATTCAACAACACAAGTAAAAACAGTATGTGAACGGGAGCTCTCAGCATTTATACTAGTTGCACCGATCCTCCTGTTTGACAATCCCTGCATAAATTATTTGGTGGTAGTAAATATGATGCTTGAAAAACTAATCAGTTCACACTTACAAGTTGattgtaaaatataaaaccaTCTTACCAAAGTAAAAAGCTGAAAACTAGGAAATCATTTAGAGATTAATCTTTGAGAACAAATGGAACAAAGTATGAAGTGTATGCACTATTAGCTTTAAATcgttctttcaaaaaaaaaatcatttgttttttcGGTAATCTGACGAATGGCTAGACCTTATGTGCACATCCCCATAAATAAGGAAAGAACCCAGAAACGAGACATGCACTTTACATAGCCttaccttattttttaatttttatacgATTTGTTAAGAATGACTTAAGGCTTAATGCTCTTGTGCCATACACCACTATTAAAATGCTTGAGGCCCAAGacacttgaatttttttatccTTGAATCTCTCAACCTTAAGAAGCAGACATTAATATGTATTCTTTAAGAtgataacctttttttttaatatgtattcTTTTGGCATTCTTTGTCCAGTATCCTATCTATGCCCCCTTATTGCTTTAGTGAGAAGTAAATAGTTCAGATATTTTGATAAGTTTGCTAGACTGGAGAATGCTCTTGAAAACTTATACcttttgatttgaaaaacatTAAACTAAATGATGCCCCTTAGAAAGTAGAATTTCTTAAGCTGGACCAACAATGCGAGGCACTCCAAAATATTATGCTTCCGATCATAATACTGCAGTAACTTTTTGCTGTATTTCAACTTCTTAATTGGGAAAGGAACTCCAATTACCTTATTCAAATCTCGcactaacaaaaagaaattatttaatttcatgTGTATGATCCAATGACTATCAACAGAAGGTTAAGAACAGGTCTCTAAATGCATTGCTCAAAATTTCTCGTTCTGTGTCTAGTCATTCATAGCAAGGTCACAAACACCGTAGCACAATATGTATTGATGCTATACCTATAGTAGAAATACAACAAGGAGCTAACCTTTAATAAGAGCTGAGTCACATCCTTCATTGTACAAACAGACTCCTCTGTGAGATTTTCAACATAGACGCCAGATTTGacatcttctcttatctagaaatATGCAACAAAGGACCTAAGAAGACTGGGTTTATAgcataataaaattaaagatgaaataattataaattcCTGTTACCTGGAGATTTCTTTGATTCGGATCCAACAAATCTGTGATTTGCTCGTTGTAAATCtgcaataaatttaaaaatcaagtgGCATAACCTTACAAGCACAAGTATGTCAAGTATAACAGAAGTAGAAGTTTATAATTGCTCAACCTCAAGACAAGAACAGTAACACTGATATTCAAGTTGCTTGTCAGCATGCTTAATTTGCTCCTGTTAGGGAAACACAAAAGCACAAATTAGGACCATAGTTCTATAACATGATATTACCTCCAATGACTTCCATAAAGTACAGAATTAGCTCACCTCATTTATACGAGCAAAGAGTCGCTCAAAAACACGGGGGGTCAACCCTTGTTGATCACCGGACAAGTTTCCTTCCAACGAGACATTGGCCGGACCCCAAATAGTATAAGTCTTTCCGCTTCCCGTCtaagaaaatcaattttcagATTTATATGTAAGATAATAAAAAAGTCAGAAAAGAACAATGCAAACTGGAAGATACCTGTCCATATGCAAATACAGAACTATTGAATCCAGCCAAACAATTTTCAACAAGGGGTGCTCCTACAAGCTGGAAGATATCTTGCTGCaagtaaaataatatttagcaCTCGACACCAGTAACCATTTGTTCATAAACCTAAAAACAATCATGTTGATATGGATCATGCCTGTGTGGCCTCAATGTCAGCGACTGAGTCAAATGTGAAGGTTTGTCCATTAATGGATAGCGAATCACTGGAAATTTTCTGAACTATCACATCACCTTCATCATCCGTCTCCTTGTGTGGCGGCCGCATTCGGACTATTACCTGAAAATTTGTGACAAGATCCTCAAGCAATCAGTAAAAATTTTTATGCTAATTCAGCTACTGAGAAAATGTAGTAAATAAAGATATCAAAATCTACAGTCTCAAACCTCAATAGCTTGGGTGTGCTAAAACAAAAACCACTGCGGAGTTAATTCCAGTAAACCATTTAATGGAACTAAGCACAAATGGTTTAGCattcaaaaaccaaatcaacTTAAGCGACATGACTGTATGAGTTTGTTGAGGTGTCTTTATCATTTCTTCGGTAACAGAATAACAGAAAACATAAGATATGAGATTCAGACTATTTTACCATTTTGCCAACAGCCAAACCAAgatcataaaacacaattaTCCAAGATTTCGTCTCTTCTGTTTTCCTTTCCTCCGCTTTCCAAGTAACCAAACATAAATTTAGTTTACTATAGGTAACGTGAGACTCAATTTCGGGAAAACAGAACTTTCTAAACATGATATGCGACGTTCATGTCCATTTCtcagaaacaaaacaaatcaatcAGAAGCCGGAAGCACCAATAAGAGGTTACAAAGAAATCGAAAACATAGAAATCTTAATCCAGTTCAGATTAATAGGATGGTTTCACATTTTCTCAGTAACCAAACACACAAGACTCTGATTTTCTCGGTAGGCAAAAAGATAGAAAATCGAAATGAAACCAAAACCCTAGGGTTTACGAGAACAGATACCTTGACGCCGGAATCCGAACCTCCAGGTACGGAATTTTCAGGCACGGTCTCCATTATTAGCTTCCGCTTGAGAGGATTCGAAGACGGCGGCCTCGGTGGCAGCGGACTCTTCAACTTGGCCGGAGATTGCTTCGAATCGCAAGGCATATTGGGATCTGTCGGTGGCGCGTTCTCCTTCGCCGATTTCGGCTTCCTAGACGGCCTCGGCTTGGACAAGCTAGGGCTCAGCGACGAGGGTGGATCCGTCGAATGCGTCTCCCTCAAGATCGCGTTCCTTGGTTGCATGAAGTGCTTCATTGTGAGCACAAATCACAGAGACttctggagagagagagtggaaaTGACAAGGATTAATATTTGGGAGGACAAGGAGGCGAAAGAGAAGgatggggaagagagagagagacagagatgtAGCCGTTGGAGGAGGGCAGGGAATTTGAATTAGGGGAATTGTGAAAAGCACGTGTGTAGGGTCCTTCTTATTGCTGTTGTTATAGCCttaagggagggagagagagaacgaaaacttttttgaatatttgtgtTGGATCTGGATCGGAGCGCTGTGAAGGGGGTTGGGACAAACCCGATGCTTAGACATGGGACCCGGCCTAACTAGTGCGGAAATGCTTATACGAAAAGAAATGGTACATGGACATTTTTAGGTGTATATTCTCTAATGTAGTAGTTGAATTAACGTTGAATTTCTTATGGATTAGTATTATATTTTggattcaatgataatttttatcGACATGTAAAGGAGTATGTAATTTGAGGtgcatatagcatttctctttactAAATTTGATCTAAATTCaagcgaattttttttttgctacaagTAATGTTATATGCCATACCACTATCTCATAATTATCTTACAATCTACTTTTAgatcagtcattgttaaaagaaaataaaagaaaaataataatagattgACAATATCACATTAACATAGTGGGATAGTAGtatggtatatagcattactctttagcTATTAGTAATTCTTAGaaaattattcttctttttttatttttttcattttagacCTCAATTTTTAATCTGACCAATTTAATATGCGAGTTTAAAGAGATATTAAATTTAAGAATTCTGGACTCCCCTAAAACGCTCTCAGGGGACTCCCAGCCCACACCTCACCGCCGTTTAGATGCTGCtgttgtgttgttgttgttgtgattttttttccaTCTTTTGTATTTCTTGGCAGTTAAATTTCtgtgtttttgttgtattttttttgttatgtaggattttctgttgtatattCTGTTGTGATCTCTGTAATGGTTACCCAATTGGTGTTTGGATCCTTCGGATTCTGCATCCACCATTTACTACCTTCACTGGTGGCTCAGGTTCTTGGCATCTGTGTCAAAGCTCAATaggcccgcatcttcggaagcattacctccgcgtactttcattcatagtttttaatgtttttttatgttttgggttGCCTAGCCCTAGTTAATGGAATTTCTTCTTCACgtaactataaaaaataataataataatttaagaattcttaccattttttactcaaataatataaaaa contains the following coding sequences:
- the LOC133871435 gene encoding kinesin-like protein KIN-12B isoform X2, which produces MKHFMQPRNAILRETHSTDPPSSLSPSLSKPRPSRKPKSAKENAPPTDPNMPCDSKQSPAKLKSPLPPRPPSSNPLKRKLIMETVPENSVPGGSDSGVKVIVRMRPPHKETDDEGDVIVQKISSDSLSINGQTFTFDSVADIEATQQDIFQLVGAPLVENCLAGFNSSVFAYGQTGSGKTYTIWGPANVSLEGNLSGDQQGLTPRVFERLFARINEEQIKHADKQLEYQCYCSCLEIYNEQITDLLDPNQRNLQIREDVKSGVYVENLTEESVCTMKDVTQLLLKGLSNRRIGATSINAESSRSHTVFTCVVESRCKSKADGLSSFKTSRINLVDLAGSERQKLTGAAGERLKEAGNINRSLSQLGNLINILAEVSQTGKQRHIPYRDSRLTFLLQESLGGNAKLAMVCAISPLQSCKSETFSTLRFAQRAKAIKNKAVVNEVMQDDVNHLREVIRELRDELHRMKANCNNPSDSNGGHSAAWIRRSLSLLKSNLNCSITLHSVDDDGDEEMEIDEEAVERLCDQVDKQIAGGSVREQISEDTDVKMEEGASEQDEIMIVDSAEPVRNTSNLSNVNVLNCDNLVEENHVESNTLDRDPSLPAAEEKTILSSSISKLLNEESPSKSVRDNSSCSASEPLNGVSAGICSADAPNDFSNGSANCMSPPSLCIVSTDVSPVLKSPTPSVSPRISCSRKSLRTSSMLTASQKDLQDDKKLSPEAAHISSNKSMRSSSSNALSPQKSKNLLSPTEHLAASIRHGLEILDSHRQSSALRRSSFRFSFKPAESKPMLLVDKVDVGVQTFPGDIPEEDSVAFMCTSCKNRMQLEVKEADESSNLQLVPVDGSESTDKLKKQVPKAVEKVLAGAIRREMALEDFCAKQTSEIVQLNRLVQQYKHERECNAIIAQTREDKILRLENLMDGVLPTEEFMEEELMSLTQEHKILKEKYENHPEVSTTKIELKRVQDELEQYRNFYDMGEREVLLEEIQDLRSQLQFYIDSSSTASRKQNPLLQLTYSCEPSSAPPLSAIPESTEEGPVEKLEQERIRWTEAESRWISLCEELRIELEASRSLAEKRKQELETERRCTEELQEAMQMAIEGHARILELYADLEEKHIQLLARHRRIQEGIEDVKKAAAKAGVRGAESKFINALAAEISALRVEREKERRYFRDENKGLQAQLRDTAEAVQAAGELLVRLKEAEEAVAAAQRRATEAEQETEKAYKQVDKLKKKHEKEINTLNEVLASRLPREAIQPIYDDSHNAKYEAGDAHNASDQRWREEFESFYDGKDDGELPKLTEPSSWFSGYDRCNI
- the LOC133871435 gene encoding kinesin-like protein KIN-12B isoform X1, with translation MKHFMQPRNAILRETHSTDPPSSLSPSLSKPRPSRKPKSAKENAPPTDPNMPCDSKQSPAKLKSPLPPRPPSSNPLKRKLIMETVPENSVPGGSDSGVKVIVRMRPPHKETDDEGDVIVQKISSDSLSINGQTFTFDSVADIEATQQDIFQLVGAPLVENCLAGFNSSVFAYGQTGSGKTYTIWGPANVSLEGNLSGDQQGLTPRVFERLFARINEEQIKHADKQLEYQCYCSCLEIYNEQITDLLDPNQRNLQIREDVKSGVYVENLTEESVCTMKDVTQLLLKGLSNRRIGATSINAESSRSHTVFTCVVESRCKSKADGLSSFKTSRINLVDLAGSERQKLTGAAGERLKEAGNINRSLSQLGNLINILAEVSQTGKQRHIPYRDSRLTFLLQESLGGNAKLAMVCAISPLQSCKSETFSTLRFAQRAKAIKNKAVVNEVMQDDVNHLREVIRELRDELHRMKANCNNPSDSNGGHSAAWIRRSLSLLKSNLNCSITLHSVDDDGDEEMEIDEEAVERLCDQVDKQIAGSEANNKIDQCNRETVTSDLLFVAPKDFNVSRCYTSAGGSVREQISEDTDVKMEEGASEQDEIMIVDSAEPVRNTSNLSNVNVLNCDNLVEENHVESNTLDRDPSLPAAEEKTILSSSISKLLNEESPSKSVRDNSSCSASEPLNGVSAGICSADAPNDFSNGSANCMSPPSLCIVSTDVSPVLKSPTPSVSPRISCSRKSLRTSSMLTASQKDLQDDKKLSPEAAHISSNKSMRSSSSNALSPQKSKNLLSPTEHLAASIRHGLEILDSHRQSSALRRSSFRFSFKPAESKPMLLVDKVDVGVQTFPGDIPEEDSVAFMCTSCKNRMQLEVKEADESSNLQLVPVDGSESTDKLKKQVPKAVEKVLAGAIRREMALEDFCAKQTSEIVQLNRLVQQYKHERECNAIIAQTREDKILRLENLMDGVLPTEEFMEEELMSLTQEHKILKEKYENHPEVSTTKIELKRVQDELEQYRNFYDMGEREVLLEEIQDLRSQLQFYIDSSSTASRKQNPLLQLTYSCEPSSAPPLSAIPESTEEGPVEKLEQERIRWTEAESRWISLCEELRIELEASRSLAEKRKQELETERRCTEELQEAMQMAIEGHARILELYADLEEKHIQLLARHRRIQEGIEDVKKAAAKAGVRGAESKFINALAAEISALRVEREKERRYFRDENKGLQAQLRDTAEAVQAAGELLVRLKEAEEAVAAAQRRATEAEQETEKAYKQVDKLKKKHEKEINTLNEVLASRLPREAIQPIYDDSHNAKYEAGDAHNASDQRWREEFESFYDGKDDGELPKLTEPSSWFSGYDRCNI